The genomic window CAAAGAGCTTTTCCACCGCATGCTTTATTTCGTGCTTTGTGGCGTCCATAGCCACTTCAAAGGTATACTTTTTATGGTCTTCCATAAGCCTGTTGCTCTTTTCGGTTATTATAGGTCTTATTATCACTTCCTCTGGTCTTCTCATGATGACAACCTCTCATATATCTTCTCTAAGGCTTGGGAGGTTATAAGTAGTTTATCCGCCCAAAGGATATCATAAACATTTAAACCCTCAACAGGCAGAACCCTCACATAAGGCAGATTTCTAAAGGATTTGTATATAACCTCTTCCTTTTGAGGCAAGACCACAAGCACCTTTTGAGGATATATGCCAAGATTTTTAAGCACCTCTATAGCCTTTTTGGTCTTTGGCACATCTCCCAAATCCAGGCTGTCAACAAGGAGCAGGTTGTTTTCCTTAGCCTTCAAGCTCAAAGCCATTTTAAGTCCAAGCCTTCTTACCTTCTTAGGGAGAGGATAGTAGTAATCTCTTGGTTTTGGACCGTGAGCCACGCCACCGCCTACGAATATGTTGGCACCTCTGTCTCCATGCCTTGCGTTTCCTGTGCCCTTCTGAGGTAGGAGCTTTCTTCCGCTGTAGGATACTTCACCTCTAGTTTTGGTGCTATGGCTTCCCTGCCTTCTGCTGGCAAGTTGCCACTTTACCACTTCCCACAGCACATGCTTTTTTACTTCCACATTAAAGACTTCAGGTTTTAGCTCAGCGTCAAGCACCTTCATGAGACCTCTCCTTTAACCAAGGCTTCCACCATACCCTTTATTCTGTTTAGCTTAAGTCTTTGAGACCTTCTACTTGCTATCTTGCTTTTTTCTACAAAAACTATCCCACCGTTAGGTCCTGGCACAGAACCCTTTACCAAAAGGACATTATGCTCAGGGACAATGTCAAGCACCAACAGAGATTGAACCCTTATAGGCTCATTACCCCAATGTCCAGCCATCCTCTTGCCTTTCCAAACCCTACCCGGGTCTGACCTGTTTCCGATAGAACCAACCGCCCTATGATATCTATGTCCGTGAGACTTGGGAAAACCGCCAAAGTCCCACCTTTTCATAGTGCCCGCAAAGCCTCTTCCCTTGCTCTTGCCCACCACATCCACAAGCTCTCCTGGCTGAAAGACCTCTTCAAGCCTTAGCTCTTGACCTAATTGGTAGCCTTCCACCGAGTCTACCCTGAACTCCTTTAGCACCCTTAGAATTTTGCCCACCTTCTTGAGATGTCCAAGCTCCGGCTTTGTTAGGTGTTTTTCCTTGTCTTCAAAGGCACCAACTTGAAGAGCGGTATACCCATCCTTTTCAGGAGTTTTTATGGCGGTTATGTAGTTAGGCTTTACCTCTATAACCGTTACGGGCACAGAAGTGCCATCCCTTAGGAAAACTCTTGTCATTCCTATCTTCTTACCAATAAGCCCTATCGCCATGGCTATCTCCCTATTATTAGCTCCACATCAACCCCTGCAGGGAGTGTCAGGTCCCTCAGGGACTCTATGGTTTGAGAGGTCGCTCTGGTTATATCCAATATCCTTCTGTGTTCCCTCATTTCAAAGTGCTCCCTTGACTGGTCAAACTTGTGGGGAGACCTAAGGACCACCCACCTTCTTCTCCTAACGGGGAGAGGTATGGGACCCTTGACCACGCCACCGGTTCT from Hydrogenobacter sp. T-8 includes these protein-coding regions:
- the rplD gene encoding 50S ribosomal protein L4; amino-acid sequence: MKVLDAELKPEVFNVEVKKHVLWEVVKWQLASRRQGSHSTKTRGEVSYSGRKLLPQKGTGNARHGDRGANIFVGGGVAHGPKPRDYYYPLPKKVRRLGLKMALSLKAKENNLLLVDSLDLGDVPKTKKAIEVLKNLGIYPQKVLVVLPQKEEVIYKSFRNLPYVRVLPVEGLNVYDILWADKLLITSQALEKIYERLSS
- the rplC gene encoding 50S ribosomal protein L3, whose amino-acid sequence is MAIGLIGKKIGMTRVFLRDGTSVPVTVIEVKPNYITAIKTPEKDGYTALQVGAFEDKEKHLTKPELGHLKKVGKILRVLKEFRVDSVEGYQLGQELRLEEVFQPGELVDVVGKSKGRGFAGTMKRWDFGGFPKSHGHRYHRAVGSIGNRSDPGRVWKGKRMAGHWGNEPIRVQSLLVLDIVPEHNVLLVKGSVPGPNGGIVFVEKSKIASRRSQRLKLNRIKGMVEALVKGEVS
- the rpsJ gene encoding 30S ribosomal protein S10 → MEQELIRIKLRSYDHRLLDQYVKQIIDTVKRTGGVVKGPIPLPVRRRRWVVLRSPHKFDQSREHFEMREHRRILDITRATSQTIESLRDLTLPAGVDVELIIGR